A window of Sulfurimonas gotlandica GD1 contains these coding sequences:
- a CDS encoding (2Fe-2S)-binding protein has translation MLVCDCNDVMYDVIKEAVKKHGNNQEAIMEETEAGTVCECCLEVECDKVDLPLPLAIEKALEELAKT, from the coding sequence ATGCTAGTATGTGATTGCAATGATGTAATGTATGACGTTATAAAAGAGGCTGTAAAAAAGCATGGTAACAATCAAGAAGCTATCATGGAAGAGACTGAAGCCGGAACTGTTTGTGAGTGTTGCTTGGAAGTTGAGTGTGACAAAGTAGATTTACCTCTCCCTCTAGCGATTGAAAAGGCTTTAGAAGAGTTAGCTAAAACTTAA
- a CDS encoding HD domain-containing phosphohydrolase, with protein sequence MISRTSIRINILTNFIILILLVTTLLLGLQYYFSDKLAIAAVNKSFLQTSNKIVNFIEHSERSLKQTLDIVSLNSDLSKPPKANETHPALNDFIKIMNNAKNMNSIYLGFANDEYYQVINLKDNELLKKLHNSPKDSHWAVVSAIGEGDSRVKSAEFLDKNLNILSTRSVKATLRPTTRDWYKTAMASDEVIRTDVYKFNSTKTYGLTFSKRVRDTGIVLSTDFTLERLSQFLSTQNFDKNSYIMLYDNNGEKIASSRALEINIWNKVFSIFKTLPANKTHTINEKNIDYFVYHTLSNIDENNNMHIGIVIPRDDLLAPYMKMITYSIYAAIAFVLLTIPLVLYSTSLIVKPIRALMAENEKIIERKFGEVIHIKTNITELDELSTSFVNMSQSIQEYQKAQEKLLDSIIQIIADAIDAKSPYTGGHCKRVPEIAEMLTRVASETNDGVFKEFSFNTEDEWREFHLGAWLHDCGKVTTPEYVVDKATKLETINNRIHEIRTRFEVLFRDTQITYLESQLKGENKEEALEKMQNTQKQLMGDFNFIATSNIGGEYMSADKQERIRIIGKKEWIRNFDERLGLSDVELLRYEGIEEKPAPYKEKLLSDKKEHLVKRENFDFESYEADGFKDEVPEHLYNYGELYNLCLEKGTLTHEERFKINEHVIMSIKMLEQLPFPSHLTKIPEYAGTHHETLIGTGYPRRLTKNELSIPARIMAIADIFEALTASDRPYKKAKTLSESLKIMTFMVKDEHIDSDLFDLFLESGIYLDYAKKHLKPEQIDEIDINKYRSS encoded by the coding sequence ATGATCTCTCGTACATCTATTCGCATAAACATTTTAACAAACTTCATAATCCTAATACTCCTGGTAACAACTCTGTTACTGGGACTTCAATACTACTTTAGTGATAAACTAGCTATCGCAGCCGTTAATAAAAGCTTTCTTCAGACTTCTAATAAGATTGTAAACTTTATAGAACATTCTGAAAGATCTCTAAAACAAACACTCGACATAGTCTCATTGAATTCAGATTTGAGTAAGCCTCCCAAGGCAAACGAAACTCACCCCGCTCTAAATGACTTTATCAAGATAATGAATAATGCAAAAAATATGAATAGTATCTATCTAGGTTTTGCAAATGATGAGTATTACCAAGTTATAAATCTAAAAGATAATGAGTTACTCAAAAAACTTCACAATTCACCTAAAGATTCACATTGGGCAGTCGTTAGTGCTATTGGAGAAGGAGATAGTAGAGTCAAGTCTGCAGAGTTCCTAGATAAAAACCTAAACATACTCTCTACTCGCTCAGTAAAAGCTACTTTAAGGCCAACTACACGTGATTGGTATAAAACTGCGATGGCCAGTGATGAAGTCATAAGAACTGATGTTTATAAATTTAACTCTACAAAAACTTATGGTCTAACATTTAGTAAACGTGTCAGAGACACAGGAATAGTTCTTTCCACAGATTTTACACTTGAGAGACTGAGTCAGTTTTTAAGTACCCAAAACTTTGATAAAAATTCTTACATCATGTTATATGACAACAATGGAGAAAAAATTGCTAGTTCGAGAGCTTTAGAGATAAATATTTGGAATAAAGTATTTTCTATATTTAAAACGCTACCTGCAAATAAGACTCATACCATAAATGAAAAAAATATAGACTACTTTGTATACCATACACTCTCAAATATAGACGAAAACAATAACATGCACATAGGCATAGTAATTCCAAGAGATGATCTTCTAGCACCTTATATGAAGATGATTACATACTCTATTTATGCAGCAATAGCTTTTGTTCTACTCACTATACCTCTAGTACTTTACTCTACCTCTTTAATAGTTAAGCCGATCCGTGCTCTTATGGCTGAAAATGAAAAAATTATAGAGAGAAAGTTTGGTGAAGTTATTCACATAAAGACAAACATTACAGAGCTAGATGAACTCTCAACATCCTTTGTAAATATGTCTCAAAGTATCCAAGAATATCAAAAAGCACAAGAGAAACTACTTGACTCAATAATACAAATAATAGCAGATGCGATTGATGCAAAATCTCCATACACAGGAGGGCATTGTAAACGTGTTCCTGAGATAGCCGAAATGCTCACAAGAGTAGCATCTGAGACTAATGATGGTGTTTTTAAAGAGTTCTCATTTAACACAGAAGATGAGTGGAGAGAGTTTCACTTAGGTGCATGGTTACATGATTGTGGAAAGGTTACAACACCTGAATATGTTGTAGACAAGGCAACAAAACTAGAGACGATAAACAACCGCATCCATGAGATAAGAACTCGTTTTGAAGTACTCTTTAGAGATACACAGATAACTTACCTAGAGTCTCAGCTAAAAGGCGAGAACAAAGAAGAAGCCTTAGAAAAAATGCAAAACACTCAAAAACAACTCATGGGAGATTTCAACTTCATTGCCACTTCTAATATTGGCGGAGAATATATGAGTGCTGACAAACAAGAGCGCATCCGAATTATTGGCAAAAAAGAGTGGATAAGAAATTTTGACGAGAGACTTGGGCTATCCGATGTTGAACTTCTAAGATATGAAGGCATTGAAGAAAAACCTGCACCGTACAAAGAAAAGCTCCTAAGTGATAAAAAAGAGCACCTAGTAAAAAGAGAAAACTTTGACTTTGAGAGTTATGAAGCTGATGGATTTAAAGATGAAGTGCCTGAGCATCTATATAACTATGGAGAACTTTACAATCTCTGTCTTGAAAAAGGAACTCTGACTCATGAAGAACGATTTAAAATAAATGAACATGTGATCATGAGTATTAAAATGTTAGAGCAACTCCCCTTCCCATCACACTTAACGAAGATTCCAGAGTATGCGGGAACTCACCATGAAACTCTTATAGGGACAGGATATCCTAGACGTCTTACAAAAAATGAACTCTCTATTCCGGCTAGAATCATGGCGATTGCTGATATTTTTGAAGCATTAACTGCATCTGACAGACCTTATAAAAAAGCAAAAACACTATCTGAGTCTCTAAAAATCATGACTTTTATGGTTAAAGATGAGCACATAGATTCTGACCTGTTTGACCTGTTTTTAGAGTCTGGCATCTACTTAGATTATGCCAAAAAACATCTCAAACCTGAACAAATAGATGAGATTGATATTAATAAATATCGTTCTAGTTAG
- a CDS encoding SUV3 C-terminal domain-containing protein has product MGHKNKKNSKLNHRIKQYFDGDPFDVGVERVSAETLSEMFSTLGIYDIEHSKEVLVKAARMIWSEADAGYRSDILNFFARDNKFYKLDREKEPNLDRSEKIDAMLEELDASSEEAVLLHDAFMEVRSKKISVAKLESKLKHIRFEQKRMRLEKALDGIFDTDDTLEFNASLHYILYGQSFYKILTLSTKAYGDEYIQNNEDDELIAKISDDKEKIVKAKQDEINAFIKNLPQKHEYLTHKEIATALRASPPKAKTAYPLIKESVLESIMSTALDVIDMELHDEELLVRIDHNFLLPHSDINHNYILELHIELNGLLQDIWESKTLNFSAVIEDAQKHQEEDFLLALDDLVKECEHYATLLHLSDKELHKKVYVALLDRLGATLNLTPKIARKTVRTFVRDTHDEIIKKQRQALLARTIRDFKNLFPIARDMRRKLTLHIGPTNSGKTYSAMKRLEQADTGYYLAPLRLLALEGYEGLKAEGIEASLITGEEQLINEDATHISSTIEMLNFDVDVDVCVIDEVQMLDDRDRGWAWANAIIGAPAKEIIMTGSSNVKAAVIALAEYLGEELEIIEFERKNPLTLLEFPISSKDVEESTAIIAFSRKDVLRLKQDFSRFFSVSVVYGNLSPEVRREEARRFREGDTQILIATDAIAMGMNLPIKTILFSKAEKFDGITQRNLFPSEILQISGRAGRYGMKEEGFVGALDMDTLRIIKKNFFKEPREISIPFNVMANLEHIKLVSSILEENSLSEILKFFVENMEFNGPFRASNLDDMLEAALIVDGFDLDIATKYHLACAPLTLKSPYIVASFESYILALEKKLPVIYTPPFLVGSFAGTTDELLRAEDMVKEISLYLWLSYRFKDYFIDDEKARQARGVLNKYIEESLQQSHFVQRCRICTAPLPTNSKYSICQSCFKKNYTGGGYRRGKRN; this is encoded by the coding sequence ATGGGACATAAAAATAAAAAAAATAGCAAACTAAATCATAGAATTAAACAATATTTTGACGGTGATCCTTTTGATGTTGGGGTTGAGAGAGTAAGCGCTGAGACTCTTAGCGAGATGTTCTCAACACTCGGTATCTACGATATAGAACACTCTAAAGAGGTGCTGGTCAAAGCAGCTCGTATGATTTGGAGTGAAGCAGATGCAGGTTATCGTTCAGACATATTAAACTTTTTTGCAAGAGATAACAAGTTTTACAAATTAGATAGAGAAAAAGAACCAAACTTAGATAGGTCAGAGAAGATAGATGCTATGCTCGAAGAGCTCGACGCTAGTTCAGAAGAAGCAGTTTTACTTCATGATGCTTTTATGGAAGTTAGAAGTAAAAAGATTTCCGTTGCTAAACTAGAATCAAAACTCAAACATATAAGATTTGAGCAAAAAAGAATGAGACTGGAAAAGGCTCTAGATGGTATTTTTGACACAGATGATACTCTGGAGTTCAATGCATCTTTGCACTATATCCTTTATGGACAAAGCTTTTACAAGATATTAACACTTAGCACAAAAGCATACGGTGATGAATACATACAAAATAATGAAGATGATGAACTTATTGCAAAGATTTCAGATGACAAAGAAAAAATTGTAAAAGCTAAACAAGATGAGATAAATGCTTTTATAAAAAATCTTCCCCAAAAACATGAATACCTTACTCACAAAGAGATAGCAACAGCCTTGCGTGCATCTCCTCCAAAGGCTAAGACAGCTTACCCTCTTATCAAAGAAAGTGTCTTAGAGTCCATTATGTCAACGGCTCTCGATGTCATAGATATGGAATTGCATGATGAGGAGCTATTGGTTCGTATTGATCATAATTTTTTGCTCCCCCACTCAGATATAAACCATAACTATATTTTAGAACTTCACATAGAGTTAAATGGACTTTTACAAGATATCTGGGAGTCTAAAACACTTAACTTTAGCGCAGTTATAGAAGATGCCCAAAAACATCAGGAAGAGGATTTTTTACTTGCCTTGGATGATCTTGTAAAAGAGTGTGAACACTACGCAACACTTCTGCATTTAAGCGATAAAGAGTTGCACAAAAAAGTTTATGTGGCTCTTCTTGATAGACTTGGGGCAACTCTAAATCTTACTCCAAAAATAGCTAGAAAGACAGTTAGAACTTTTGTAAGAGATACTCACGATGAGATCATCAAAAAGCAAAGACAGGCACTTCTCGCTAGAACTATCCGCGATTTTAAAAATCTCTTTCCAATAGCTAGAGATATGAGAAGAAAACTAACTCTTCACATAGGTCCGACAAACAGCGGTAAGACATATAGTGCCATGAAGAGACTAGAGCAAGCCGATACGGGTTATTACCTCGCACCCCTTAGACTTTTAGCGCTTGAAGGTTATGAGGGCTTAAAAGCTGAGGGTATAGAAGCATCTCTTATAACAGGAGAAGAACAACTCATAAATGAAGATGCTACTCACATAAGCTCGACTATAGAGATGCTAAACTTTGATGTGGATGTAGATGTTTGTGTTATAGATGAGGTGCAGATGCTAGATGACCGTGACCGTGGTTGGGCATGGGCAAATGCTATCATCGGAGCACCTGCAAAAGAGATAATCATGACAGGCTCTTCAAATGTGAAGGCAGCAGTTATTGCTCTTGCTGAGTATCTTGGAGAAGAGCTTGAAATCATCGAGTTTGAGAGAAAAAATCCTTTAACCCTTTTAGAATTTCCAATAAGTTCAAAAGATGTAGAAGAGTCAACTGCGATAATCGCTTTTAGCAGAAAAGATGTACTTAGGCTAAAACAGGACTTCTCCCGTTTTTTCAGTGTTAGCGTTGTTTATGGAAATCTCTCTCCGGAGGTTAGACGTGAAGAGGCTAGAAGATTTAGAGAGGGTGATACGCAGATCTTAATAGCGACAGATGCTATTGCTATGGGTATGAACCTGCCAATCAAAACCATACTTTTTTCAAAAGCTGAGAAGTTTGACGGCATCACTCAAAGAAATCTTTTTCCATCTGAGATTCTTCAAATATCAGGTCGTGCAGGTCGCTATGGTATGAAAGAAGAAGGGTTTGTCGGAGCTTTGGATATGGACACCCTTCGCATCATAAAAAAGAACTTTTTTAAAGAGCCAAGAGAGATTAGCATACCGTTTAACGTAATGGCAAACTTAGAACATATCAAGCTAGTCTCTAGCATCTTGGAAGAGAACTCTCTTAGTGAAATACTAAAGTTCTTTGTAGAAAATATGGAGTTCAACGGGCCTTTTCGTGCATCTAACCTGGATGATATGCTTGAAGCTGCTCTGATAGTTGATGGTTTTGATTTGGATATTGCTACAAAGTATCACTTGGCGTGTGCTCCGCTAACTCTTAAGTCTCCATATATTGTTGCATCATTTGAGAGTTACATCTTAGCTTTAGAGAAAAAACTGCCCGTTATCTATACTCCTCCATTTTTGGTTGGAAGCTTCGCAGGTACAACAGATGAGCTTTTAAGAGCAGAAGATATGGTTAAAGAGATATCTCTTTATCTATGGCTTAGTTACCGTTTTAAAGATTACTTTATAGATGATGAAAAAGCTCGTCAAGCAAGAGGTGTTTTAAACAAATATATAGAAGAGTCACTACAGCAAAGCCATTTTGTGCAGAGATGTAGAATCTGTACAGCACCGCTTCCAACAAACTCAAAATATAGCATCTGTCAATCTTGTTTTAAAAAGAACTACACAGGTGGTGGTTACAGACGAGGAAAAAGAAACTAA
- a CDS encoding SpoIIE family protein phosphatase, with product MEESSKEKNNTIYCITDDMLINERSLKNQYRHIVDATNIVSKTDIHGVITYANSKFVEISGYSEEELIGKHHNILRNPDIDASFFKELWETIKSKQIWNGVITNVHKNGSKYTVEASIFPILDAKGDVVEYIAIRHDITRLQELNDEINALHSYDMQQQHIAREKLEMGIVNDFDDKECKVLYAPSDIISGDFYSLYRGKDGSRFLYIIDGQGHGVSPALTVFAVSSTMNQLIKQASDLQELTDQLFPTIKSFLGEIEQLSYIMIKICPDSKKLSYVSAGMYPFLIKEKGMKIKEVKANNIPFMNFSEPPKVSNMDIEDAESILLYSDGLVEHEHSELNMFSPQNMILEPLLIDSAKSTMSAMKLEDDVTLLYLKI from the coding sequence ATGGAAGAAAGTTCTAAAGAGAAAAACAACACTATTTACTGTATTACTGATGATATGCTGATTAATGAACGTTCTTTAAAAAATCAGTACCGACATATCGTAGATGCAACAAATATTGTTTCCAAGACAGATATCCACGGTGTTATAACATACGCAAACAGTAAGTTTGTAGAGATATCAGGTTACTCAGAAGAAGAACTTATTGGAAAGCATCACAACATCTTAAGAAATCCGGATATTGATGCTTCTTTTTTTAAAGAGCTTTGGGAGACCATAAAATCTAAGCAGATTTGGAACGGTGTTATAACAAATGTTCATAAAAATGGCAGCAAGTATACTGTTGAAGCTTCTATTTTTCCAATATTAGATGCCAAAGGTGATGTAGTAGAATATATAGCTATCCGTCATGATATTACGCGGCTTCAAGAGTTAAATGATGAGATAAATGCTCTTCATAGTTATGATATGCAGCAGCAGCATATTGCCCGTGAAAAACTTGAGATGGGCATTGTAAATGACTTTGATGACAAAGAGTGCAAAGTCCTTTATGCTCCTTCTGATATTATTAGCGGTGACTTTTACTCGCTCTATAGAGGTAAAGACGGTTCCAGGTTTTTGTACATTATAGACGGTCAAGGGCATGGCGTATCTCCCGCTCTAACAGTCTTCGCTGTATCATCTACTATGAATCAGCTCATTAAGCAAGCAAGTGATTTACAAGAGTTGACAGATCAGCTCTTTCCAACGATAAAATCTTTTTTGGGTGAGATAGAACAACTCTCATACATCATGATTAAGATATGTCCCGATTCTAAAAAACTCTCTTATGTTTCTGCGGGAATGTATCCATTTTTGATAAAAGAAAAAGGGATGAAGATTAAAGAAGTCAAGGCAAACAATATACCGTTTATGAACTTTTCAGAGCCACCAAAAGTGAGCAATATGGATATTGAAGATGCTGAGTCTATCCTGCTTTATAGTGATGGTCTTGTTGAACATGAACACAGTGAGCTAAATATGTTTTCGCCTCAAAATATGATATTAGAGCCACTCCTGATAGATAGTGCCAAGAGTACTATGAGTGCGATGAAACTCGAAGATGACGTGACGCTTCTTTACTTAAAGATATAA
- the ppsA gene encoding phosphoenolpyruvate synthase yields MKYIRFFNSLTINDIAIVGGKNASLGEMHQVLTPKGINIPNGFATTSDAYWLLLKENSIKEKIETSLSGLDISDTKNLQERGLAVRTLILDSTLPKILEDELRKAYTTLSKEYASDAVDVAVRSSGTAEDLPDASFAGQQETFLNISSPDALLQSVKECFASLFTDRAISYRESRGFNHFKVALSVGVQKMVRSDKSSSGIMFSIDTESGSEDLVLINSIWGLGENVVSGRVNADEFFVFKPTLRNGLNTILKRSLGSKKEKMLYANDETSTLNVETSQQEQNNFSITDKEVIELAKQALIIEDHYKRPMDIEWAKDALDGKLYIVQARPETVQSKEQNSTTIKKYSLKISSDAKILTQGRAVGEKIGIGKVNIIKDTSEFEFFKAGDVLVADTTNPDWEPIMKKASAVVTNRGSRTCHAAIVAREIGVPAVVGCTNATDVLQNGVSVTVSCVQGDEGYIYDGELSYETETIDMSKLKPTKTKLYMNVGNPAEAFNFAKMPNDGVGLARMEFIMSHSINAHPMALVNMQKENSVKDEQSIRSFMSPHVDAKEFFLEKLSEGVSTIAAAFYPRPVIIRTSDFKSNEYRNMPGGLKYEAVEENPMIGFRGASRYYDDSYKEAFEWECEALKRARDEMGMTNIKIMLPFVRTPEEGKKVIEIMNKQGLVQGVNGLEIYAMCEIPANVILADEFLKVFDGYSIGSNDLTQLTLGVDRESAKIAHIFDERNEAVKRMLQMAIEACKKADKYIGICGQAPSDYPEITEFLVKHGIDSISLNPDSIYKMHKVVTDLESRLEQ; encoded by the coding sequence ATGAAATATATACGTTTTTTCAACTCACTTACTATAAATGACATAGCTATTGTCGGCGGTAAAAATGCTTCTCTTGGTGAGATGCATCAGGTGCTCACGCCTAAAGGCATTAATATTCCAAATGGTTTTGCTACTACGAGTGACGCTTACTGGTTGCTATTGAAAGAAAATAGCATTAAAGAGAAGATTGAAACTTCTCTTAGCGGTCTAGATATCTCAGACACCAAGAACCTTCAAGAGCGTGGGCTTGCTGTTCGCACGCTTATCTTAGACTCAACACTCCCTAAAATACTTGAAGATGAACTCCGGAAAGCATATACAACCCTCTCAAAAGAGTATGCTTCAGATGCAGTTGATGTTGCAGTACGCTCATCAGGAACGGCAGAGGATTTACCTGATGCTTCATTTGCAGGACAGCAAGAGACTTTTTTAAACATCTCTTCGCCTGATGCTTTGCTTCAAAGTGTAAAAGAGTGTTTTGCTTCACTCTTTACAGACCGCGCCATCAGTTACAGAGAGAGCCGTGGATTTAACCACTTTAAAGTTGCTCTTTCCGTAGGTGTGCAGAAGATGGTGAGAAGTGACAAATCATCAAGCGGTATCATGTTTAGCATCGATACTGAAAGCGGTTCAGAAGATTTAGTTCTTATAAACTCAATCTGGGGTCTTGGTGAGAATGTTGTTAGTGGACGAGTAAATGCAGATGAGTTTTTTGTCTTTAAACCTACTCTGAGAAATGGACTCAACACTATTTTAAAACGCTCACTCGGTAGTAAAAAAGAGAAGATGCTATATGCTAATGATGAAACAAGCACTCTCAATGTAGAAACATCACAACAGGAACAAAATAACTTCTCTATAACAGATAAAGAAGTTATAGAACTCGCAAAACAAGCCCTCATCATAGAAGATCATTACAAACGTCCTATGGACATAGAGTGGGCAAAAGATGCGCTTGATGGAAAACTATACATTGTCCAAGCGCGCCCTGAGACTGTTCAAAGTAAAGAGCAAAACTCAACGACAATAAAAAAATACTCTCTAAAAATCAGCTCAGATGCCAAAATTTTAACACAAGGAAGAGCAGTTGGGGAGAAGATAGGCATTGGTAAAGTCAATATAATAAAGGACACCTCAGAGTTTGAGTTTTTTAAAGCAGGCGATGTCTTAGTCGCGGACACTACAAACCCTGACTGGGAACCAATCATGAAAAAGGCTTCTGCAGTTGTTACAAACCGAGGGAGTCGTACCTGTCATGCAGCCATAGTCGCACGTGAGATTGGAGTGCCTGCTGTTGTCGGATGTACTAACGCTACAGATGTTTTGCAAAATGGTGTTAGTGTTACTGTTAGCTGTGTTCAGGGAGATGAGGGTTATATCTATGATGGTGAGCTTTCTTACGAAACTGAGACTATAGATATGAGTAAACTAAAACCAACCAAAACAAAACTCTACATGAATGTAGGAAATCCAGCAGAAGCATTTAACTTTGCCAAGATGCCAAATGACGGTGTTGGACTTGCACGTATGGAGTTTATTATGAGTCACTCCATAAATGCTCACCCGATGGCTCTTGTTAATATGCAAAAAGAAAACTCAGTAAAAGATGAGCAAAGTATCCGCTCTTTCATGTCTCCACACGTAGATGCAAAAGAGTTTTTTCTAGAAAAACTAAGCGAAGGTGTCAGCACAATTGCAGCTGCTTTTTACCCAAGACCTGTCATCATCAGAACAAGTGACTTCAAAAGTAATGAGTATAGAAATATGCCCGGCGGTCTTAAGTATGAAGCAGTTGAAGAAAACCCGATGATAGGTTTCAGAGGTGCAAGCCGTTACTACGATGATAGCTATAAAGAAGCATTTGAGTGGGAGTGTGAAGCACTTAAGCGGGCTAGAGATGAGATGGGTATGACAAACATAAAAATAATGCTTCCTTTTGTCAGGACTCCAGAGGAAGGCAAAAAAGTCATCGAGATTATGAACAAACAAGGACTAGTGCAAGGAGTAAACGGACTTGAAATCTACGCTATGTGTGAAATACCTGCAAATGTTATCTTGGCTGATGAGTTTTTAAAAGTCTTTGACGGCTATAGCATCGGCTCAAATGATTTAACTCAGCTAACACTAGGTGTAGATAGAGAGAGTGCAAAAATAGCCCACATATTTGATGAGAGAAACGAAGCGGTTAAGCGTATGTTACAGATGGCTATAGAGGCTTGTAAAAAAGCTGACAAATACATCGGCATCTGTGGGCAGGCTCCATCTGATTATCCTGAGATAACAGAGTTTTTAGTAAAACACGGCATAGATTCCATCTCACTAAACCCTGATTCTATTTACAAGATGCATAAGGTTGTAACGGACTTAGAAAGTAGATTAGAACAATAA
- a CDS encoding methyl-accepting chemotaxis protein — MLKTVKSKVITSIISLSIIGLISITYYLSNTLQQLSEKTAKQSLAMLSESIFQTMTGSMMMGDAAIVQDAFKAARKIEGIESLQIARSKAVIEVYSPTQAFTTDDLIKEVINTKATKVIETNENDHHTIRLIKPMIAEAKCLACHYNVKEGYVLGAMDLVISLDKNDADNEATEATLLIVLIIGAILFTIGASVFFTKEIFTPLGNLKSRISELVGGDKDLTKRLSHKHDNEFGDAAKEVNKFIEMVQGTVNEVKSLGAKNSSIASEIEQSSHVIRESTNQEREIVAKTNAKSVSIKDLLRENMEASEETQKNVKVAHDELSTAKDSLSALSNEVNAFVEIENELSSELVGLKNDADQVKGVLNVIKDIAEQTNLLALNAAIEAARAGEHGRGFAVVADEVRKLAERTQKSLTEIDISVGTIVQSINDVSDKMHINAKNIESLLNISDEVEQKISATSDAISNSTKVADKSARDTIEISSNIEEIIEDIHNIDVLSTANNTSILSIENDLKKLVSVAQSLQSTIDEFKS, encoded by the coding sequence ATGCTCAAAACAGTCAAGTCAAAAGTAATTACTTCCATTATTTCTTTAAGTATAATCGGTCTAATAAGCATAACATACTATCTATCTAATACTCTTCAGCAACTATCAGAAAAAACAGCTAAACAATCTCTTGCGATGCTAAGTGAATCAATCTTTCAGACTATGACTGGAAGTATGATGATGGGTGATGCTGCTATAGTTCAAGATGCATTTAAAGCAGCGAGAAAGATAGAAGGGATCGAGAGTCTGCAAATTGCTAGATCAAAAGCAGTTATTGAAGTATACTCACCAACTCAAGCCTTTACAACAGATGATCTTATTAAAGAGGTTATCAACACCAAAGCAACTAAAGTTATAGAGACTAATGAAAATGATCATCATACAATCCGTCTGATCAAACCTATGATTGCAGAGGCAAAATGTCTTGCTTGTCACTACAATGTAAAAGAGGGTTATGTTCTGGGGGCTATGGATTTAGTAATATCACTCGATAAAAATGACGCAGATAATGAAGCAACTGAAGCGACTCTTCTTATAGTATTAATTATTGGCGCTATTTTATTTACTATAGGTGCAAGTGTATTTTTCACAAAAGAGATCTTCACTCCTCTTGGAAACTTAAAATCTCGCATATCTGAACTTGTTGGTGGTGATAAAGATTTAACTAAAAGGTTATCGCATAAACATGACAACGAGTTTGGTGATGCAGCAAAAGAAGTAAACAAATTTATAGAGATGGTTCAAGGCACCGTAAATGAAGTAAAATCACTGGGTGCCAAAAACTCATCTATTGCATCTGAGATTGAACAGTCTAGCCATGTTATACGTGAAAGCACAAATCAAGAGCGTGAGATTGTTGCTAAAACAAATGCAAAAAGTGTATCTATCAAAGATCTTCTTCGTGAAAATATGGAAGCATCTGAAGAGACGCAGAAAAATGTTAAAGTTGCTCACGATGAACTAAGCACAGCAAAAGATTCACTAAGTGCGCTAAGCAATGAAGTAAATGCTTTTGTAGAGATTGAGAATGAACTATCAAGTGAGCTAGTTGGTCTTAAAAATGATGCTGACCAAGTTAAAGGTGTTCTAAATGTTATAAAAGATATTGCTGAACAAACAAACCTTCTAGCACTTAATGCTGCTATTGAAGCTGCTCGTGCAGGTGAACATGGACGTGGTTTTGCCGTTGTTGCCGATGAAGTAAGAAAGCTTGCTGAGAGAACACAAAAATCTTTAACAGAGATAGATATCAGTGTTGGTACTATTGTTCAGTCTATCAACGATGTTAGTGACAAGATGCATATAAATGCAAAAAATATTGAGAGCTTATTAAACATCTCTGATGAGGTTGAGCAAAAGATCAGTGCAACTTCAGATGCTATCAGCAACTCAACTAAAGTTGCAGACAAATCAGCGCGTGATACAATAGAGATATCATCTAATATTGAAGAGATTATTGAAGATATTCATAATATTGATGTACTTTCTACAGCGAACAACACTAGCATCTTAAGTATCGAGAACGATCTTAAGAAACTTGTTTCTGTAGCTCAGTCACTTCAATCTACAATTGATGAGTTTAAAAGTTAA